A genomic stretch from Croceibacterium aestuarii includes:
- a CDS encoding SDR family NAD(P)-dependent oxidoreductase — MSKRHEGRTMLVTGAAGAIGFATCEILVREGARVMMVDIDREGLEKRAAELGDAAIAHVADVSDEEATRGYAKAALDVFGHVDGFFNNAGIEGTLAPTHEYPVDEFDKVLRVNLRGMFLGLRYVLPDMVRRGRGAVVNTASIGSERGLAGACAYNAAKHGAVGLTRTAASEVAQKGVRVNCVMPGVIETPLLVGMLEQMFDSVEAGMEKLGQTATLNRVGQPREVGDVVSFLLSDEASYVNGAKWEIDGGALATIRNDV; from the coding sequence GTGAGCAAACGTCACGAAGGCCGGACCATGCTGGTCACCGGCGCCGCCGGGGCGATCGGCTTTGCCACCTGCGAGATCCTCGTGCGCGAGGGCGCGCGGGTGATGATGGTCGATATCGACCGCGAAGGTCTGGAGAAGCGCGCTGCCGAGCTGGGCGATGCCGCCATCGCACACGTTGCCGACGTCTCCGACGAGGAGGCGACCAGGGGCTACGCCAAGGCCGCGCTCGATGTCTTCGGCCACGTCGACGGGTTCTTCAACAACGCCGGGATCGAGGGCACGCTGGCGCCGACCCACGAATACCCGGTCGACGAGTTCGACAAGGTCCTGCGCGTCAACCTGCGCGGCATGTTCCTCGGCCTGCGCTACGTCCTGCCCGACATGGTCCGGCGCGGCAGGGGCGCGGTGGTCAACACCGCCTCGATCGGCTCGGAGCGCGGGCTGGCCGGCGCCTGCGCCTACAACGCCGCCAAGCACGGCGCCGTCGGCCTCACGCGCACCGCCGCGAGCGAAGTCGCGCAGAAGGGCGTGCGGGTGAATTGCGTCATGCCCGGCGTGATCGAAACGCCGCTGCTCGTCGGTATGCTCGAGCAGATGTTCGATAGCGTCGAGGCCGGGATGGAAAAGCTCGGCCAGACGGCAACGCTTAACCGCGTCGGCCAGCCGCGCGAGGTGGGGGACGTCGTCAGCTTCCTGCTCAGTGACGAGGCGAGTTACGTCAACGGCGCCAAGTGGGAGATCGACGGCGGCGCGCTGGCGACGATCCGCAACGACGTCTGA
- a CDS encoding tannase/feruloyl esterase family alpha/beta hydrolase codes for MRIHHRARCLAAAGLAVATATAAQAPSGAAAERCAALPGEADPALGVEHAAWVPAGPLASQRPGAPEIVLPAHCRVTGAMARRTGVGGREFAIGYELRLPAVWNGRFLFQGGGGMDGQVNPAVGTITGTGGPVALARGYAVVATDSGHTGSIVDATFGADQQARIDYGYNALDKVTAAAKALIRRNYGKAPHHSYFVGCSNGGRQALTAAQRLPTQFDGIVAGHPTLRFSRVALDEVWNLGVLARIAPRDAAGHPLLAKAFSDAELQEVKTRLLKRCDARDGLPDGLIYDWQGCDFDPAMAQCKPGETGACLSKAKADALRELMRGPRTSDGRIVYGPFNYDTGIAGPAWRGMRLGSAETGAPNAADATLGLGQLRWFQLTPPDPDYDPWQPMDLETMLARVAPTAMLADADNPFLSTFVGHGKLIAYNGLSDQGMASSELARWFESALAASGRQAKDAMRLYLVPGMTHCGGGEATDRFEMLDAIVDWVEKDVAPGRIVAQTSAAPKISRPLCPWPKYARYTGGDTASAASFECVE; via the coding sequence ATGAGAATTCACCACAGGGCTCGCTGCCTCGCGGCTGCCGGACTGGCGGTGGCGACGGCAACGGCGGCGCAGGCCCCGTCCGGCGCTGCCGCCGAGCGTTGCGCGGCGCTACCGGGCGAAGCCGACCCGGCGCTGGGCGTGGAGCACGCCGCCTGGGTCCCTGCCGGGCCGCTCGCATCGCAGCGTCCGGGCGCACCCGAGATCGTGCTGCCCGCGCACTGCCGGGTGACCGGCGCGATGGCGCGGCGCACCGGCGTCGGCGGGCGCGAGTTCGCGATCGGCTACGAGCTTCGCCTGCCGGCCGTCTGGAACGGCCGCTTCCTGTTCCAGGGCGGCGGCGGGATGGACGGGCAGGTGAACCCGGCGGTCGGCACGATAACCGGCACCGGAGGGCCGGTCGCCCTCGCCCGCGGTTATGCCGTCGTTGCGACCGATTCGGGCCATACCGGCTCGATCGTCGATGCGACCTTCGGCGCCGATCAGCAGGCGCGGATCGATTACGGCTACAACGCGCTCGACAAGGTCACGGCGGCGGCCAAGGCGCTGATCCGCCGCAACTACGGCAAGGCCCCGCACCATTCGTATTTTGTCGGCTGCTCGAACGGCGGCCGCCAGGCGTTGACCGCCGCCCAGCGCCTGCCGACGCAGTTCGACGGCATCGTTGCCGGGCACCCGACCCTGCGCTTCTCTCGCGTGGCGCTCGACGAGGTGTGGAACCTCGGCGTCCTCGCCCGGATCGCGCCGCGCGATGCGGCAGGTCATCCGCTGTTGGCCAAGGCCTTCAGCGACGCCGAACTGCAGGAGGTCAAAACGCGACTGCTCAAGCGCTGCGACGCGCGCGACGGACTGCCCGACGGCTTGATCTATGACTGGCAGGGCTGCGATTTCGACCCCGCCATGGCGCAGTGCAAGCCGGGCGAGACGGGCGCGTGCCTGAGCAAGGCCAAGGCCGACGCCCTGCGCGAGCTTATGCGCGGGCCGCGCACTTCCGACGGGCGGATCGTCTACGGCCCGTTCAACTACGACACCGGGATCGCCGGGCCCGCCTGGCGCGGGATGCGGCTCGGATCGGCGGAGACGGGCGCGCCCAATGCCGCCGATGCCACCCTCGGCCTCGGGCAGTTGCGCTGGTTCCAGCTGACGCCGCCGGATCCGGACTACGATCCGTGGCAGCCGATGGACCTCGAGACGATGCTCGCCCGGGTCGCCCCGACCGCGATGCTGGCGGATGCCGACAATCCCTTCCTCTCGACGTTCGTCGGGCACGGCAAGCTGATCGCCTACAATGGCCTGTCCGACCAGGGCATGGCCTCGAGCGAGCTGGCGCGCTGGTTCGAAAGCGCGCTGGCGGCGAGCGGGCGCCAGGCGAAGGACGCAATGCGCCTCTATCTCGTGCCCGGCATGACCCATTGCGGCGGCGGCGAGGCGACCGACCGTTTCGAGATGCTCGATGCCATCGTCGACTGGGTGGAAAAGGATGTCGCGCCCGGCCGCATCGTCGCGCAGACGAGCGCCGCGCCGAAGATTTCGCGGCCGCTTTGCCCCTGGCCCAAGTACGCGCGTTACACCGGCGGCGACACGGCTAGCGCCGCCAGCTTCGAATGCGTCGAATGA
- a CDS encoding cytochrome P450 translates to MSREIPEYDLDIFTPEAVRHAREVDDALREFAPAVRLHDGTVMIARHEHVTKGLLDWKTFSSTSRPWHDPTSPRPEILLTDDPPRHTKVRKVIADALSPRALERVKGIFEDRAKELLATLRKREGEPVDAVSEVTQAYVFQVLPDILGLPEEGREHMHGFSEMVWVTMGPPGELFDQAMQYDYSAVIEWLETKCERSALDPEGIGETIYAASDTGQVTPEEAKLLLQTVLSAGADTTFITMANALRAWAMFPGEYARLRSEPRKVRAAFDESLRWDSPSRMAGRITTTDVEIDDIVLPAGTRCGLMFAAANRDPRYWDAPDDYQLDRDTKHSLGWGYGVHGCVGRVLAQGEAQALLGEIVRQVEAIELAGPYDPWMTTVGHGPIHQPVRLKFA, encoded by the coding sequence ATGAGCCGCGAAATCCCCGAGTATGATCTCGACATCTTCACCCCCGAAGCGGTGCGCCATGCGCGCGAGGTCGACGATGCCCTGCGCGAATTCGCCCCCGCAGTGCGGCTGCACGACGGCACGGTGATGATCGCCCGGCATGAGCACGTTACCAAGGGCCTGCTGGACTGGAAGACGTTCTCCTCGACGAGCCGACCGTGGCACGATCCGACCAGCCCGCGTCCCGAAATACTCCTCACCGACGACCCGCCGCGCCACACCAAGGTGCGCAAGGTTATCGCCGACGCGCTGAGCCCGCGCGCGCTCGAGCGCGTCAAGGGCATCTTCGAGGATCGCGCGAAGGAGCTGCTCGCGACGCTGCGCAAGCGCGAGGGAGAACCGGTCGATGCCGTGTCGGAAGTGACCCAGGCCTATGTCTTCCAGGTCCTACCCGACATCCTCGGCCTGCCCGAGGAAGGCCGCGAGCACATGCACGGCTTTTCCGAGATGGTCTGGGTGACGATGGGCCCGCCGGGGGAGCTGTTCGACCAGGCGATGCAGTACGATTACTCGGCGGTCATCGAATGGCTCGAGACCAAGTGCGAACGCTCGGCGCTCGACCCCGAAGGCATCGGCGAGACGATCTATGCCGCCTCGGATACGGGGCAGGTGACGCCTGAGGAGGCCAAGCTGCTCTTGCAGACCGTGCTCAGCGCCGGGGCCGACACGACCTTCATCACCATGGCCAATGCCCTTCGCGCCTGGGCGATGTTCCCCGGGGAATATGCCCGGCTGCGCAGCGAGCCGAGGAAAGTCCGCGCCGCCTTCGACGAATCGCTGCGCTGGGACAGCCCGAGCCGGATGGCCGGGCGCATCACCACGACCGACGTCGAGATCGACGATATCGTCCTGCCCGCCGGTACCCGCTGCGGGCTGATGTTCGCCGCCGCCAACCGCGATCCGCGTTACTGGGATGCGCCCGACGACTACCAGCTCGATCGCGACACCAAGCACTCGCTCGGCTGGGGTTACGGCGTGCACGGCTGCGTCGGCCGGGTGCTGGCGCAGGGAGAAGCGCAGGCACTGCTCGGCGAAATCGTCCGCCAGGTCGAAGCGATCGAACTGGCCGGGCCGTACGATCCGTGGATGACGACCGTGGGCCACGGGCCGATCCATCAACCGGTAAGACTCAAGTTTGCTTGA
- a CDS encoding NAD(P)-dependent oxidoreductase: protein MSTIGFLGLGRMGAPMAANLLAHVDTLLVHDLSQDAVDGLVAKGAEAAGSVAALGERCDIVFMSLPTPPIVRPAAKEIVSRGRPRILVDLSTSGPALAQELHDLLSPLGVASFDAPVSGGIRGAEQGTLAIMAGGPEALWPEVEPLLQRIGKPFYMGETPGAGQVMKLANNLLSLAAIATTAEAMTLGIKAGLDPARMIEVLNAGTGINSATRDKWPRAVLPRTFDFGFSAQLSLKDTRLALDEARAMGVPLPTGERLASLLDRTLATYGDDADFTEMAKVVEEDAGIDPQR from the coding sequence ATGAGTACGATCGGATTCCTCGGACTTGGCCGCATGGGCGCGCCGATGGCGGCAAATCTCCTGGCGCACGTCGACACGCTCTTGGTGCACGACCTCTCGCAGGATGCCGTCGATGGGCTGGTCGCCAAGGGCGCCGAAGCCGCCGGCTCCGTCGCCGCGCTGGGCGAACGCTGCGACATCGTCTTCATGAGCCTGCCGACTCCGCCGATCGTCCGGCCGGCGGCGAAGGAAATCGTTTCGCGCGGCCGCCCGCGCATCCTCGTCGACCTGTCGACCTCCGGACCGGCGCTGGCGCAGGAACTGCACGACCTTCTCAGCCCCCTGGGCGTCGCCAGTTTCGATGCGCCGGTCTCGGGCGGCATTCGCGGGGCCGAGCAGGGCACGCTGGCGATCATGGCCGGCGGTCCGGAGGCGCTCTGGCCCGAGGTCGAGCCGCTGCTCCAGCGCATCGGCAAGCCGTTCTACATGGGCGAGACGCCGGGCGCCGGGCAGGTGATGAAGCTTGCCAACAATCTTCTCAGCCTCGCCGCCATCGCCACGACCGCCGAGGCCATGACGCTCGGCATCAAGGCCGGGCTCGATCCGGCGCGGATGATCGAAGTGCTCAACGCCGGCACCGGGATAAACTCGGCGACGCGCGACAAGTGGCCACGCGCCGTCCTGCCGCGCACCTTCGACTTCGGGTTCTCTGCCCAGCTCAGCCTGAAGGACACCCGCCTCGCGCTCGACGAGGCGCGGGCGATGGGTGTGCCGCTGCCGACCGGCGAGCGGCTCGCCAGCCTGCTCGACCGCACGCTCGCGACTTACGGCGACGATGCCGACTTCACCGAGATGGCGAAAGTGGTCGAGGAGGACGCGGGGATCGATCCGCAACGCTGA
- a CDS encoding exodeoxyribonuclease III produces the protein MRIATYNVNGINGRLPVLLRWLDETQPDVVCLQELKAPDDKFPAAPLRDRGYQAIWHGQPRWNGVAILSRVGEIQETRRGLPGDPDDTHSRYIEAAVAGVLVGCLYLPNGNPRPGPKFDYKLRWFERLAAHARELLDSGLPVALMGDFNVMPIELDVYAPERWVDDALFAPEVRAAWARLVGQGWTDALRAVHGDEVIYTFWKYWRNAFARNSGLRIDHFLLSPPLRDRLRDSGVDLEARSWDKTSDHAPVWIELSDGKKGK, from the coding sequence GTGAGGATCGCGACCTACAACGTCAACGGAATCAACGGCCGCTTGCCGGTGCTGCTGCGCTGGCTCGATGAGACCCAGCCCGACGTAGTGTGCCTGCAGGAACTCAAGGCGCCCGACGACAAGTTTCCCGCAGCGCCGTTGCGGGATCGCGGATACCAGGCGATCTGGCATGGCCAACCGCGCTGGAACGGTGTCGCCATCCTCAGCCGCGTCGGCGAGATCCAGGAAACCCGCCGCGGGTTGCCGGGCGATCCCGACGACACGCACAGCCGCTACATCGAAGCTGCCGTCGCCGGGGTTCTCGTCGGTTGCCTCTACTTGCCGAACGGCAACCCGCGTCCCGGCCCGAAGTTCGACTACAAGCTGCGCTGGTTCGAACGGCTTGCCGCGCATGCTCGTGAACTGCTCGACAGCGGCTTGCCAGTCGCGCTGATGGGCGACTTCAACGTCATGCCGATCGAGCTCGACGTCTATGCACCCGAGCGCTGGGTGGACGATGCGCTCTTCGCACCGGAAGTGCGCGCTGCCTGGGCGCGCCTCGTCGGGCAGGGATGGACCGACGCCCTGCGGGCCGTCCACGGCGATGAAGTGATCTACACTTTCTGGAAATACTGGCGGAATGCCTTCGCCCGCAATTCCGGGCTGCGGATCGACCACTTCCTGCTCAGCCCGCCGCTACGCGACCGGCTGCGCGATAGCGGCGTCGACCTCGAGGCGCGCAGTTGGGACAAGACGAGCGATCACGCGCCCGTATGGATCGAGCTTTCCGATGGAAAGAAGGGCAAATAG
- a CDS encoding N-acyl homoserine lactonase family protein: MTAPVTRIDAIRYARHERNAAANFTTPVDDHDLPMPLDYFVWAIHRDGHPPVIVDTGFGDAAAAARGRTMIRPVIEGLRDAGIDHLAVEDVILTHLHYDHAGSLGLFPNAKFHVQDAELAFATSRQVCDAPTRAPFDGEPVAELVRKLYADRVVFHDGDEEFAPGIVLRLAHGHTAGLMLVCCETARGTVVLASDAAHLYANITRKLPFPIFVDEADYRRAQERALELAGGSLDHLIPGHDPLVLACFPAKDDIARVDLPPHTAISETQ, translated from the coding sequence ATGACCGCCCCCGTCACCCGCATCGACGCCATCCGCTACGCCAGGCACGAGCGGAATGCGGCCGCAAACTTTACTACGCCGGTCGACGATCACGACTTGCCGATGCCGCTCGACTATTTCGTCTGGGCGATCCACCGCGATGGGCATCCGCCGGTGATCGTCGATACAGGTTTCGGCGACGCCGCGGCTGCGGCGCGCGGACGGACCATGATCCGTCCGGTGATCGAGGGACTGCGCGACGCGGGTATCGATCATCTTGCGGTCGAAGACGTCATTCTCACTCACCTGCATTACGATCACGCCGGGTCGCTCGGCCTGTTTCCGAACGCGAAGTTCCACGTGCAGGACGCCGAACTGGCCTTCGCCACCAGCCGCCAGGTGTGCGACGCACCGACCCGCGCGCCGTTCGACGGCGAGCCGGTCGCCGAACTCGTGCGCAAGCTCTACGCCGACCGCGTGGTGTTTCACGACGGGGACGAGGAATTTGCGCCGGGCATCGTGCTGCGCCTCGCGCATGGTCATACCGCGGGGCTCATGCTGGTCTGCTGCGAGACAGCGCGCGGGACAGTCGTGCTGGCGAGCGACGCGGCGCACCTCTACGCCAACATCACGCGCAAGCTGCCCTTCCCGATCTTCGTCGACGAAGCCGACTACCGCCGCGCGCAGGAAAGGGCACTGGAACTGGCGGGTGGCTCGCTCGACCACCTGATCCCCGGTCACGACCCGCTGGTGCTGGCCTGCTTTCCGGCTAAGGACGACATCGCGCGGGTCGACCTGCCCCCGCACACGGCGATCTCGGAGACGCAATGA
- a CDS encoding citryl-CoA lyase, with protein sequence MRIGKQDQNFTSICTSDAESITVRGHDLVNDLMGQIDFTSYFWLLVTGQMPSEDQVFFANAVLVALAEHGLVPSVVAARMTLAAAPEAVQGAVAAGLLGCGSVVLGSAEIAGKFYAACVEDQRASGDPIEDVAKRNIRKWREHTKAVPGFGHPQHAGGDPRANRLLAMADERGVSGEHVAMMRALKAALPETIGRDLPINVNAAIPSIMLDVGFPLAALKGIGLLCRTAGLIGHLTEEAERPIGFIMSGAAAQAIEYDGE encoded by the coding sequence ATGCGCATCGGCAAGCAGGACCAGAACTTTACTTCCATCTGCACTTCGGACGCGGAATCGATCACCGTGCGTGGGCATGACCTCGTCAACGATCTGATGGGCCAGATCGACTTCACCAGCTACTTTTGGCTGCTGGTAACCGGGCAGATGCCGAGCGAGGACCAGGTTTTCTTCGCCAATGCGGTGCTGGTGGCGCTGGCCGAGCACGGGCTGGTGCCGAGCGTGGTCGCCGCGCGCATGACGCTCGCCGCCGCGCCCGAGGCAGTGCAGGGCGCGGTGGCCGCTGGGCTGCTCGGCTGCGGCTCGGTCGTTCTCGGCAGTGCCGAGATCGCCGGCAAGTTCTATGCCGCTTGCGTCGAGGATCAGCGTGCCAGCGGCGATCCGATAGAGGATGTGGCCAAGCGCAACATCCGCAAATGGCGCGAGCATACCAAGGCCGTTCCCGGCTTCGGCCATCCGCAGCACGCCGGCGGCGACCCGCGCGCCAACCGCCTGCTCGCCATGGCCGACGAGCGCGGCGTTTCGGGCGAGCACGTGGCGATGATGCGCGCGCTCAAGGCCGCGCTGCCCGAAACCATCGGCCGCGACCTGCCGATCAATGTCAACGCCGCGATCCCCTCGATCATGCTCGACGTCGGCTTCCCGCTGGCGGCGCTCAAGGGCATCGGGCTCTTGTGCCGCACCGCGGGCCTGATCGGTCACCTCACCGAAGAGGCCGAACGCCCGATCGGCTTCATCATGAGCGGTGCGGCGGCGCAGGCGATCGAGTATGATGGGGAGTGA
- a CDS encoding GMC family oxidoreductase, which translates to MDAAEFDFVVVGAGSAGACVAARLGENPGTTTCVIEAGGPDSHPFIHIPSFVAAAIGREATNWRFSTVPQPGMAGRSIPVPRGRVVGGSGSINGMVYFRGHPTDYDDWADAGAAGWSYAEVLPYFTRSEHNEDFPESVFHGKSGPVNAKLVPNPNRLNYAFMDALGELQFPACPDFNGPNPEGYGRRQGLIRDGQRESTAKAMLWPIVRAGKVHLQTGAQVAKVVVENGRAIGVELVDGRVIRARREVILSGGAVQTPQLLMLSGIGPADHLKDMGIEVIRDVPGVGANYHDHPASPIHMETRDPTSYGISWKVMPRDILHFFQYLTTRTGPLAGNVFESVAFLRTDPSLSRPDVQFVFQPAKRLTNPKIPFPLGHGYAISPVNLYPKSRGTLRLGSPDPGAAPVIDPHLLEHPDDVKPLIRALKIARRAFATEAFAEYEGVEVAPGPECQSDAQWDAYIRETGYTVHHPVGTCRMGGDAESVVDPQLRFRGVEGLRVADASVMPSIIGGNTNAPCVMIGERCADFVLGKPPLPAAELPPESVARYKPKPKRKAA; encoded by the coding sequence ATGGACGCTGCGGAATTCGATTTTGTCGTCGTCGGGGCGGGCTCAGCGGGGGCCTGCGTGGCGGCGCGGCTGGGCGAGAATCCCGGCACGACAACCTGCGTCATCGAGGCCGGTGGCCCCGACAGCCATCCGTTCATCCACATCCCGAGTTTCGTCGCCGCTGCGATCGGGCGCGAAGCGACCAACTGGCGTTTTTCGACGGTGCCGCAGCCGGGCATGGCCGGACGCTCGATTCCCGTTCCGCGCGGGCGCGTGGTCGGCGGCTCGGGCTCGATCAACGGCATGGTCTATTTCCGCGGCCACCCGACCGACTACGACGACTGGGCCGACGCTGGCGCGGCCGGATGGTCCTACGCCGAGGTGCTGCCCTATTTCACTCGCAGCGAGCACAACGAGGATTTTCCGGAAAGCGTGTTCCACGGCAAATCGGGCCCGGTGAACGCCAAGCTGGTGCCCAATCCCAACCGGCTCAACTACGCCTTCATGGATGCGCTGGGTGAACTGCAGTTCCCCGCCTGCCCGGACTTCAACGGACCCAACCCTGAAGGGTACGGTCGGCGCCAGGGGCTCATCCGCGACGGACAGCGGGAAAGCACCGCCAAGGCGATGCTCTGGCCTATAGTGCGGGCAGGCAAGGTCCACCTGCAGACGGGGGCGCAGGTGGCAAAGGTGGTGGTCGAGAACGGCCGGGCCATTGGCGTCGAACTGGTCGACGGACGCGTGATCCGTGCGCGGCGCGAGGTGATCCTTTCGGGCGGCGCCGTGCAGACGCCGCAGCTGCTCATGCTGAGCGGCATCGGGCCTGCCGACCACCTGAAGGACATGGGTATCGAGGTGATCAGGGATGTGCCCGGCGTGGGCGCGAACTACCACGACCACCCGGCCAGCCCGATCCACATGGAGACGCGAGACCCGACCAGCTACGGCATATCCTGGAAGGTCATGCCGCGCGATATCCTCCACTTCTTCCAGTATCTTACGACCCGCACCGGGCCGCTGGCCGGCAACGTGTTCGAAAGCGTCGCCTTCCTGCGCACCGACCCGAGCCTGTCGCGCCCCGACGTGCAGTTCGTGTTCCAGCCAGCCAAGCGGCTGACGAACCCGAAGATTCCCTTCCCGCTCGGCCATGGCTACGCGATCAGCCCGGTCAACCTCTATCCCAAGAGCCGCGGCACGCTGCGGCTCGGCTCGCCCGATCCCGGCGCCGCGCCGGTCATCGACCCGCACCTGCTCGAGCACCCCGACGACGTGAAGCCGCTGATCCGGGCGCTCAAGATTGCCCGCCGCGCGTTCGCGACGGAGGCCTTCGCCGAGTATGAGGGCGTCGAGGTCGCGCCCGGGCCCGAGTGCCAGAGCGATGCGCAGTGGGACGCCTATATCCGCGAGACCGGCTATACCGTGCACCACCCGGTCGGCACCTGCCGCATGGGCGGGGATGCGGAATCGGTGGTCGATCCGCAACTGCGGTTCCGCGGGGTCGAGGGTCTGCGCGTTGCCGATGCCTCGGTCATGCCTTCGATCATTGGCGGCAACACCAACGCACCCTGCGTGATGATCGGCGAACGCTGCGCCGATTTCGTGCTCGGCAAGCCGCCGCTTCCCGCCGCCGAGCTGCCGCCGGAAAGCGTGGCGCGGTACAAACCCAAGCCCAAGAGGAAAGCTGCCTGA
- a CDS encoding cytochrome c → MNAAKSAHLATWSGLASLALGLSACSTVGDPPESSASMGLLIARDRCSGCHQTGGGGESPNPRAPTFREIVDRPGVTPETLAAFLTNSHNYPIEMGFRLEPHQVDSLVAYMVRWRSEDAASQS, encoded by the coding sequence ATGAACGCAGCAAAATCCGCGCATTTGGCGACCTGGTCGGGGCTTGCCTCCCTTGCGCTGGGGTTGTCCGCGTGCTCGACGGTCGGCGACCCGCCGGAGTCGAGTGCCTCGATGGGACTGCTTATTGCCCGCGACCGGTGCAGCGGGTGTCACCAGACCGGCGGGGGCGGCGAGTCGCCCAATCCCCGTGCCCCGACCTTTCGCGAAATCGTCGATCGCCCTGGCGTGACGCCCGAGACGCTCGCCGCCTTCCTCACCAACAGCCACAACTACCCGATCGAGATGGGCTTCCGGCTCGAACCGCATCAGGTCGATTCGCTGGTCGCCTACATGGTCCGTTGGCGTAGCGAGGACGCGGCGTCACAATCCTAA
- a CDS encoding MBL fold metallo-hydrolase, whose protein sequence is MAREHMKSWQVGDVTVTRIVELWDFQDDIRMTMPEATEEEVLAMEWLHPHYATPAGRQRMNFQGFVVQASGRVIVVDSCIGAGRQRDFDVFCDLPEGFLEDLESLGITREQVDTVMCTHLHFDHVGWNTYKDPKTGAYKPTFPNARYLFGRKEYDAWQETIRHDGHHSDTHLVECVDPIVAAGMADFIEADHVIAEGIYCEPSHGHTPGHVHVRISSNGEEAVITGDLMHHPMQVAMPHREATFDMDKDAGKRTRTGFVETYRDSGVLVIGAHFFEPTAGHLETGMDGQTWFHGLGL, encoded by the coding sequence ATGGCCCGCGAACACATGAAGTCCTGGCAAGTGGGCGACGTCACCGTGACGCGCATCGTCGAGCTGTGGGACTTCCAGGACGACATCCGAATGACCATGCCCGAGGCGACCGAAGAGGAAGTCCTGGCAATGGAATGGCTGCACCCGCACTACGCCACGCCGGCGGGGCGCCAGCGGATGAACTTCCAGGGCTTTGTGGTGCAAGCTTCCGGGCGTGTGATCGTGGTCGATTCATGCATCGGGGCGGGGCGGCAGCGCGATTTCGACGTGTTCTGCGATCTGCCCGAGGGTTTCCTCGAGGATCTCGAAAGCCTCGGCATCACGCGCGAGCAGGTGGACACTGTGATGTGCACCCACCTGCATTTCGATCACGTTGGCTGGAATACCTACAAGGACCCGAAGACCGGCGCGTACAAGCCGACCTTCCCCAACGCGCGCTACCTGTTCGGGCGCAAGGAATACGATGCCTGGCAGGAGACCATCCGGCACGACGGGCATCATAGCGACACCCACCTCGTCGAATGCGTCGACCCGATCGTCGCCGCCGGAATGGCCGACTTCATCGAGGCGGATCACGTCATCGCCGAGGGCATCTACTGCGAGCCGAGCCACGGCCATACGCCGGGCCACGTCCACGTACGGATCAGCTCGAACGGCGAGGAAGCGGTTATCACGGGCGATCTGATGCACCACCCGATGCAGGTTGCCATGCCGCACCGCGAGGCGACTTTCGACATGGACAAAGATGCCGGCAAGCGCACCCGCACCGGCTTCGTCGAAACCTATCGCGACAGCGGCGTGCTGGTGATCGGCGCCCACTTCTTCGAGCCCACCGCCGGGCACCTCGAGACCGGTATGGACGGGCAAACCTGGTTCCACGGGCTCGGCCTATGA